In the Ipomoea triloba cultivar NCNSP0323 chromosome 6, ASM357664v1 genome, one interval contains:
- the LOC116023016 gene encoding vetispiradiene synthase 3-like — protein MATSKKVVRPATNFSPSLWGDEFQHFVFDNEVAERYAQEIEVLKRQVRSMLKSIRVSKLAEKLNFIDTIERLGISYHFDDEIDEMLKEIYNDNSNIQVGDDLCTCALMFRLLRQHGHNISSGIFENFQENGKFKDKLSNNVEGLLNLYEASHVIGHNDNNLKDAYTFSRNHLEVVVPQLNSTLEKQVRHALEQPLHKGIPRVEISYFIRVYQEDESKNDVLLRFAKMDFNLLQMYHKQELCEMKRWWKELDFLTTLPYARDRVVECYFWAVGVYFEAKYSKARLMLAKCIVMASIFDDTYDTFGLPDELEIFTDAVQKWDINQLNHLPDYMKIIYKALIDLYVDYDKELLEEGRSYALYYSKERIKELARAYNIELKWSVEGCKLPVAEYLKNGQASSTLYFLITSSFLGMKSVTKEAFEWSSQNPRIFQANGMLGRVVNDIASYEREKSNRPNTTGIDYYMNDYGVSVEEAMDKFQEIAENAWKDTNEDILQPIPPAISTEILTRILNFARIDEVVYMKRQDGYTYPEKVLKPYIIALFVDCFEI, from the exons ATGGCAACAAGCAAGAAGGTTGTCCGTCCAGCCACAAACTTCTCCCCAAGCCTGTGGGGAGATGAATTCCAGCACTTCGTCTTCGATAATGAGGTTGCTGAAAGGTACGCACAGGAGATTGAGGTGCTGAAGAGACAAGTAAGGAGCATGTTGAAAAGTATTAGGGTGTCCAAGCTAGCCGAGAAGCTCAACTTTATTGATACCATCGAACGTCTTGGCATTTCGTATCACTTTGACGATGAGATTGATGAGATGTTGAAGGAGATTTACAATGACAATTCTAATATTCAGGTGGGAGATGATTTGTGCACTTGTGCACTTATGTTTCGATTGTTAAGGCAACACGGTCACAACATCTCTTCAG gaatttttgaaaattttcaagagAATGGAAAATTCAAAGACAAACTTTCCAATAATGTTGAAGGATTGTTGAACTTATACGAAGCTTCACATGTAATTGGGCATAACGACAACAATTTAAAAGATGCTTATACCTTTTCGCGGAATCATTTGGAGGTTGTCGTCCCACAGCTAAACTCTACTTTGGAAAAGCAAGTGAGACATGCACTTGAGCAACCCTTACACAAGGGCATCCCTAGAGTAGAAATTAGCTATTTCATCAGAGTGTATCAAGAAGATGAATCCAAGAATGATGTTCTACTTCGTTTTGCAAAGATGGATTTCAATTTGTTACAAATGTATCACAAGCAAGAACTCTGCGAAATGAAGAg GTGGTGGAAGGAGTTGGACTTTCTTACTACACTTCCATATGCAAGAGATAGAGTTGTTGAGTGTTACTTTTGGGCGGTCGGAGTATATTTTGAGGCAAAATATTCAAAGGCTCGGCTCATGCTCGCCAAATGCATAGTAATGGCTTCTATTTTTGATGACACATATGATACTTTTGGTCTGCCTGATGAATTGGAGATTTTTACTGATGCCGTACAAAA GTGGGACATAAATCAATTGAACCATCTCCCAGATTACATGAAGATAATCTATAAAGCTCTTATAGATCTTTATGTGGATTACGATAAAGAACTATTAGAAGAAGGAAGATCGTATGCTCTCTATTACTCTAAAGAGCGA ATTAAGGAACTTGCGAGGGCTTACAATATTGAATTAAAGTGGTCTGTTGAAGGATGCAAGCTACCAGTTGCTGAATATTTGAAAAATGGTCAAGCTAGTAGCACTCTTTACTTTCTCATCACATCTTCTTTCCTTGGCATGAAATCTGTTACAAAAGAAGCGTTTGAATGGTCGAGTCAAAACCCTAGAATTTTTCAAGCCAATGGCATGTTGGGTCGTGTGGTGAATGATATAGCTTCCTATGAG CGTGAGAAAAGCAACAGGCCAAATACAACCGGGATTGACTATTACATGAATGATTATGGTGTCTCTGTCGAAGAGGCTATGGACAAGTTTCAAGAAATAGCTGAAAATGCTTGGAAAGATACCAATGAAGATATTCTTCAACCAATTCCACCAGCTATCTCCACTGAGATTCTTACGCGCATTCTTAACTTTGCTCGCATTGATGAAGTGGTATATATGAAACGACAAGATGGATATACCTACCCTGAGAAAGTTTTGAAGCCATATATCATTGCTCTTTTTGTTGATTGCTTTGAAATTTAA